The proteins below are encoded in one region of Pelagibacterium flavum:
- a CDS encoding head-tail connector protein, protein MELITVAAFKAHARIDGEDQDSAITAIVDAANAHVAGFLDIAEDDVPTYEPPADVKQATLLIASHWFENREDSFPGTIHEVPLDAHEVLLNHRGWAF, encoded by the coding sequence ATGGAATTGATAACAGTCGCCGCGTTCAAGGCACATGCCCGGATCGACGGTGAAGACCAGGACTCTGCCATCACGGCAATTGTCGACGCTGCCAACGCGCACGTCGCTGGCTTTCTCGATATAGCCGAGGACGATGTGCCAACCTATGAGCCGCCTGCCGATGTGAAGCAGGCGACATTGCTGATCGCTTCGCACTGGTTCGAAAACCGCGAGGACAGCTTTCCCGGCACCATCCACGAAGTGCCGCTCGATGCGCATGAAGTCCTTTTGAACCATCGCGGCTGGGCATTCTGA
- a CDS encoding HK97 family phage prohead protease: protein MTSKTVPETGPTFELDIKTVNDDGVFSGHASIFGEVDLGRDVVQVGAFTKSLSSKPAARVKMLREHDQREPIGVWSEIIEDGKGLKVTGKLVLDTVKGRETHALMKAGAIDGLSIGYRTKSARLDKTKGVRLLDEIELHEISVVTFPMLPSATVSAVKSHNDNSFRALVEAINGARTSLKG from the coding sequence TTGACCAGCAAGACCGTTCCCGAGACCGGCCCGACGTTCGAGCTGGATATCAAAACCGTCAATGACGACGGCGTTTTCTCCGGCCATGCCTCAATATTTGGCGAAGTCGACCTTGGCCGCGATGTGGTCCAGGTCGGTGCCTTCACCAAGAGCTTGTCCAGCAAACCCGCGGCGCGCGTAAAAATGCTCAGAGAGCATGACCAGCGCGAACCGATCGGCGTGTGGTCGGAAATCATCGAGGACGGCAAGGGGCTTAAAGTCACCGGCAAGCTTGTGCTCGACACGGTAAAGGGCCGCGAAACGCACGCCCTGATGAAAGCCGGCGCAATCGATGGCTTATCGATTGGATACCGCACCAAATCCGCACGCCTGGACAAGACCAAGGGCGTTCGGCTGCTCGACGAAATCGAGCTTCACGAAATCTCGGTGGTAACTTTCCCCATGCTGCCGAGTGCAACGGTCTCGGCCGTAAAATCCCACAATGACAATTCTTTCCGCGCACTGGTCGAAGCGATCAATGGTGCGCGCACCAGCTTGAAAGGCTGA
- a CDS encoding HNH endonuclease, translating to MAHPSRLVPVRCLAIRSRHRLPTKAPRLCTCGRTVQAGARCICAATRKATSDRRRPSAAARGYDAAWSKARATHLARHPYCACGERATLVDHIVSIRKAPHRRLDPTNFESMCARCHGRKTARVDGSFGRSRDVDSSDL from the coding sequence GTGGCACATCCATCGCGGCTGGTGCCAGTGCGGTGCTTGGCCATCCGATCGAGGCACCGGTTGCCGACTAAGGCACCTCGCCTGTGCACTTGCGGGCGAACGGTTCAAGCGGGTGCGCGGTGCATATGTGCTGCCACCCGTAAGGCTACCAGTGACCGCAGGCGCCCCAGTGCGGCTGCCCGTGGCTATGACGCAGCATGGAGCAAGGCACGTGCTACCCACCTCGCCAGGCATCCCTATTGCGCCTGTGGTGAGCGTGCCACGCTGGTCGACCACATCGTCAGCATCCGCAAGGCGCCGCACCGCAGGCTGGACCCTACGAACTTCGAGAGCATGTGTGCCCGATGCCATGGCCGCAAGACCGCGCGTGTCGATGGCAGCTTCGGTCGATCTAGAGATGTCGACAGTTCTGATTTGTGA
- a CDS encoding phage terminase small subunit P27 family: protein MAHHTRGAKAAPQPVSDPVRKVPAAPKEMSAEAKKEWKRVMPVLVERRVLSGADIAACERYCEATGDIAIARTAIATDGAYVANRLGELKRHPAFATLRESTAEARRWAAELGLTPASRSRVSGEADDDDTAAAMDL from the coding sequence ATGGCACATCACACACGCGGGGCAAAGGCGGCACCGCAGCCTGTTTCCGACCCGGTGCGCAAGGTGCCGGCCGCTCCAAAAGAAATGAGCGCGGAAGCCAAAAAAGAGTGGAAGCGCGTGATGCCCGTTCTTGTCGAGCGGCGCGTTCTGTCCGGTGCCGATATTGCGGCATGCGAACGCTACTGCGAAGCGACCGGCGACATTGCCATTGCCCGCACAGCTATCGCGACCGACGGCGCCTATGTCGCGAACCGTCTGGGCGAACTGAAGCGCCACCCGGCCTTTGCCACCCTTCGCGAATCCACTGCCGAAGCGCGCCGCTGGGCCGCAGAGTTGGGCTTGACGCCGGCCAGCCGCAGTCGCGTTTCGGGTGAAGCTGACGACGACGACACAGCCGCAGCGATGGACCTTTAA
- a CDS encoding phage major capsid protein produces the protein MTAQTPFVLETKNDDVDPVEEIKTALAGLTEDVATKTAPVTDLATRLEAIETKLSRPNGNTEKAKDPTDETKAFATYLRHGSGAPAEELKALTVANDEQGGYLAPEEMSDEFIRNLVEFSPVRSVASVRNIGGQSVKYPKRTGVTNAQWESEAEDSQESTPTFGQVEVPARKLMTYVDISNELLADSAGTAEQEVRLALAEDFGKKEGTSFVNGDGTNQPEGFMDNADVAEVLNGHATVLDADQLISLMYDLPAAYRNNGTWAMNGTTLATLRKLKDGNGQYLWQPSLQAGQPETILGRPVIEMVDMDDVAADAFPIAFGDFNRGYRVVDRLAMSILVNPYLLATKGVTRIHATRRVGGKVIQAAALRKLKMATS, from the coding sequence ATGACTGCACAGACCCCGTTCGTTCTCGAAACCAAGAACGATGACGTCGATCCCGTCGAGGAAATCAAGACGGCTCTTGCCGGCCTGACCGAAGACGTGGCGACCAAGACCGCTCCGGTGACGGATTTGGCCACGCGCCTCGAGGCCATCGAAACCAAGCTTTCGCGCCCCAACGGCAACACCGAAAAGGCGAAAGACCCCACCGACGAGACCAAGGCTTTCGCGACCTACCTGCGTCACGGTAGCGGCGCACCGGCTGAAGAGTTGAAGGCCCTGACCGTGGCCAATGACGAGCAGGGCGGCTATCTCGCCCCCGAAGAGATGAGCGACGAGTTCATCCGCAACCTGGTCGAATTCTCGCCCGTGCGGTCGGTCGCATCGGTTCGCAACATTGGTGGACAGTCGGTCAAGTATCCGAAGCGCACTGGCGTGACCAACGCGCAGTGGGAATCGGAAGCTGAGGATTCGCAGGAATCCACGCCGACTTTCGGCCAGGTCGAAGTGCCTGCCCGCAAGCTGATGACCTACGTCGATATCAGCAACGAGCTCTTGGCCGACTCCGCTGGCACTGCCGAGCAGGAAGTTCGGCTCGCCCTTGCCGAAGACTTCGGTAAGAAGGAAGGCACGTCCTTTGTGAACGGCGACGGCACCAATCAGCCGGAAGGCTTTATGGACAATGCCGATGTGGCCGAAGTGCTCAATGGGCACGCCACGGTGCTCGACGCCGACCAGCTGATTAGCTTGATGTATGACCTGCCGGCCGCGTACCGCAACAACGGCACCTGGGCAATGAACGGCACGACTTTGGCGACGCTTCGCAAGCTGAAGGACGGTAACGGCCAGTATCTGTGGCAGCCGAGCCTTCAGGCTGGCCAGCCGGAGACCATCCTGGGCCGTCCCGTTATCGAAATGGTCGACATGGATGATGTAGCCGCAGACGCATTCCCCATCGCGTTCGGTGACTTCAATCGCGGCTATCGAGTTGTCGATCGCCTCGCCATGTCGATCCTGGTCAACCCATACCTGCTGGCGACCAAGGGCGTGACGCGCATCCATGCGACCCGCCGTGTCGGTGGCAAGGTCATTCAGGCCGCTGCGCTTCGCAAGCTGAAGATGGCGACCAGCTAA
- a CDS encoding phage head closure protein — translation MAGAGELRHRISLWKRGDGEDDWGQPIPGAGPFEEQGQAWAKIHPLRGGEEVMAARLTGVQPVIFTVRHSTLTKQITSAWEIKTDDGTTWDVNAISDPDGRKKYLEILAQSPGQS, via the coding sequence ATGGCTGGGGCCGGCGAACTGAGACACCGCATTTCCCTGTGGAAGCGGGGCGATGGTGAAGACGACTGGGGCCAGCCCATACCGGGAGCAGGGCCATTCGAGGAACAGGGCCAGGCTTGGGCGAAGATCCACCCTTTGCGCGGTGGTGAAGAGGTTATGGCGGCGCGCCTGACCGGGGTACAGCCGGTGATTTTCACTGTCCGGCACTCGACGCTCACAAAGCAAATTACGTCCGCATGGGAAATCAAGACCGACGATGGCACAACCTGGGACGTCAACGCCATTTCCGACCCGGATGGCCGCAAGAAATATCTCGAAATCCTGGCTCAATCGCCGGGACAATCATAA
- a CDS encoding terminase large subunit has protein sequence MARPEWLFHDSPIDDPLGYGQRAVDFLLRLKHPKSGLPGRQFQLDPWVERLVRRIYGPRDADGQRTVRTVFAMIPRGARKTSLGAALVCLHTFGPERVPNGQAVSAAADAKQALIAYDEALGIVQAMPEVASRLQIRIGTHKIKHPRKGATYESISSDGATQHGRTVNFLLSDEIHAWKKRDLWEALRTSLAKTAQSLHVITTTAGRGEENLAFDLVSYARKVAKGEIEDPTFLPVLFEPDADDDWKDEAVWHKVNPGLALGYPDLKGLRAMAREAESRPADQDAFKQYHLNFWPDHTSSPFVDLATYDAGNEPIDLEKLEGEPCWLGVDLSSSTDLSVIVAAWRDGDGYIVHPWFFCPRDNLRERQEATGAPYVRWESEGLIEATPGNVVDFRTVEDRIREICDRFDVQEIAFDPALARNTLNNLTEDGFPAIEMRQGALTMMPAIAELERAIVARRLRHGGHQVLRFCMSNVEVETNSHGHKVRLKKSKKWLSIDGAVAAAMGVMRASTGEGGGSIYDSDDWTEALAAFG, from the coding sequence ATGGCGCGGCCAGAGTGGCTGTTCCATGACAGCCCGATCGACGATCCGCTTGGCTATGGCCAGCGTGCCGTCGATTTTCTTTTACGCCTGAAGCATCCAAAGTCCGGCCTGCCAGGGCGGCAATTCCAACTTGATCCTTGGGTCGAAAGACTGGTGCGGCGCATTTATGGCCCGCGCGATGCGGACGGCCAGCGCACCGTGCGCACTGTGTTCGCCATGATCCCACGCGGTGCTCGCAAGACCAGCCTTGGCGCTGCGCTTGTGTGTCTGCACACGTTCGGTCCTGAGCGCGTTCCCAATGGCCAGGCGGTATCGGCCGCAGCCGACGCCAAACAGGCCCTGATAGCTTATGACGAGGCATTAGGCATCGTGCAGGCGATGCCGGAAGTTGCTAGCCGACTGCAAATCCGCATTGGCACCCACAAAATCAAGCACCCGCGTAAGGGCGCCACCTACGAATCCATATCGTCGGATGGCGCCACACAGCACGGGCGGACGGTCAATTTCCTGTTGTCCGACGAGATTCACGCTTGGAAAAAGCGCGACCTTTGGGAAGCGCTGCGCACCAGCTTGGCCAAGACGGCGCAATCGCTGCACGTCATCACCACGACGGCAGGCCGCGGCGAAGAGAACCTGGCGTTCGACCTGGTGAGCTACGCCCGTAAGGTGGCGAAGGGCGAAATCGAAGACCCGACGTTTCTGCCGGTTCTGTTTGAGCCCGATGCCGACGACGACTGGAAAGACGAGGCCGTCTGGCACAAAGTGAATCCTGGCCTTGCGCTGGGCTATCCTGACCTGAAGGGTTTGCGGGCAATGGCCCGTGAAGCGGAAAGCCGACCAGCCGACCAGGACGCGTTCAAGCAGTACCACCTCAATTTCTGGCCCGACCACACGTCCAGTCCGTTTGTCGACCTGGCGACCTATGATGCCGGCAACGAGCCGATCGACCTGGAGAAGCTAGAAGGCGAGCCATGTTGGCTTGGCGTCGATCTTAGTTCCAGCACAGACCTTAGCGTAATCGTTGCCGCATGGCGGGATGGTGATGGCTACATTGTCCACCCGTGGTTCTTCTGCCCTCGTGACAACCTTCGCGAGCGCCAAGAGGCCACAGGGGCACCCTATGTGCGTTGGGAATCTGAAGGGCTAATAGAAGCCACGCCCGGCAACGTGGTGGACTTCAGGACAGTCGAGGATCGCATTCGCGAAATATGCGATCGGTTTGATGTGCAAGAAATTGCCTTCGATCCGGCCTTGGCGCGCAACACGCTTAACAATCTGACTGAGGACGGCTTTCCGGCCATTGAGATGCGCCAGGGCGCTCTTACCATGATGCCTGCCATTGCCGAACTCGAGCGTGCCATTGTGGCGCGTCGATTGAGGCATGGAGGCCACCAAGTATTGCGGTTCTGCATGAGCAACGTGGAAGTCGAGACTAACTCACACGGGCACAAGGTCCGGCTCAAGAAGAGCAAAAAGTGGCTTTCGATCGACGGTGCCGTGGCTGCTGCCATGGGCGTAATGCGAGCGTCGACCGGCGAAGGTGGTGGCTCGATTTATGATAGCGACGATTGGACCGAAGCCTTGGCGGCCTTTGGGTGA
- a CDS encoding phage portal protein, whose protein sequence is MGLLEYFRPKPSETKAELTDPTSESWAALLGLFSPNSSGVSINAHVAMKVPAVNAAVTAIVTSIGTLPCKVYEREEDGKSAATNHVAYTLVHDEANDWQSAGKVRELVTIDAIFHGDGFAFVNKIGTKPAEILHQPRANVTVQYLESGEPRYKIGQDIYGPDQIIHVQAPSLDGKCGMGLLASGGEAIGLAVQLEQTAARLFKNNARPGGVLSFAGKLTKDTVQRIGESWRNAHGGDKAGGVAVLDNAGTYSPIAFTSVESQHLEQRSFQIAEIARLTGVPVTMLQSLERGTFANTEQQALQFLQMCLLPWLKAWTDAYRRTLLTKAERATHVIDFVVDDLLRADIATRAEAYGKFRSMGAFTSNDVRRRENMPALPDGDSLASPYTTPGAANDNNTNREDAA, encoded by the coding sequence ATGGGGCTGCTAGAATATTTCCGCCCCAAGCCGTCCGAAACCAAAGCTGAACTGACCGACCCCACCAGTGAATCGTGGGCCGCGCTTCTCGGCTTGTTCTCGCCAAATAGTAGCGGCGTGTCGATCAACGCCCATGTCGCCATGAAAGTCCCGGCGGTCAACGCTGCCGTGACGGCAATTGTAACCTCGATCGGGACGTTGCCATGCAAGGTTTATGAGCGCGAAGAGGACGGCAAGTCGGCTGCCACCAACCATGTTGCCTATACCCTTGTGCATGACGAAGCCAACGATTGGCAGTCTGCCGGCAAGGTTCGGGAACTGGTGACGATTGATGCCATCTTTCATGGCGACGGTTTTGCCTTCGTCAACAAGATCGGCACCAAACCGGCTGAGATCCTTCACCAGCCGCGCGCCAACGTGACGGTTCAATATCTCGAATCCGGTGAACCTCGCTACAAGATCGGCCAGGATATTTATGGTCCCGACCAGATTATCCACGTCCAGGCGCCCAGCCTAGACGGCAAATGCGGGATGGGCTTGCTGGCAAGTGGTGGCGAGGCGATCGGCCTTGCCGTGCAACTCGAGCAAACTGCGGCCCGCCTGTTCAAGAACAATGCCCGACCCGGTGGTGTGCTTTCGTTCGCTGGCAAGCTGACGAAAGACACTGTGCAGCGCATCGGCGAGTCCTGGCGAAACGCGCATGGCGGCGACAAGGCCGGTGGCGTGGCTGTGCTCGACAACGCTGGCACTTATTCGCCTATCGCCTTCACTTCGGTGGAAAGCCAGCACCTTGAGCAGCGCAGTTTCCAGATTGCGGAAATCGCGAGGCTAACGGGCGTGCCCGTCACCATGCTGCAATCGCTGGAGCGCGGCACGTTTGCCAATACCGAGCAACAGGCCCTGCAATTCCTGCAGATGTGCTTGCTGCCGTGGCTGAAGGCTTGGACGGACGCATACCGGCGCACGCTGCTCACCAAAGCCGAGCGGGCAACGCACGTAATCGACTTTGTGGTCGACGACCTCTTGCGGGCTGACATTGCCACGCGGGCTGAAGCCTACGGCAAGTTTCGCTCGATGGGTGCGTTCACGAGCAACGACGTGCGGCGCCGCGAAAACATGCCAGCGCTTCCCGATGGGGACAGCCTTGCTTCGCCATACACCACACCAGGCGCGGCCAATGACAACAACACCAACAGGGAGGACGCGGCTTGA